TGAGCCATAGTGCTGTTTAAATCTCTCTGGGTGACTGTGGGGTACAACCAAGCCCCCAAACTGCTGCTTTAAATCAGCTTCTTCAGATGAACTAGTGGCAAATGGTTTCCTGAAATGAATGGTTTAAATCAGCCTCTTCCGGTGAACTAGTGGCAAATGGGTTcctgaaacaaatggaaagatttgCTGCTGGGTTGTGCTCTTCTGATCTTACCTGCATTACCTACTTTTCCTTGCCGAACTGACCTCTGCTACGTATTTTATTCCTGATTCAATCCAGTTCTACTCATACCAAATGCATAGTATGCACTAGGTGCCCTTGCATTGCTGAACCTCACCGTGGGGAGAGGactttgctgaataatatttgcatcctaaaaaaaactcaaaatactggactcaaatgatcctcctgccttggcctcccaaagagctgagactgtaggcatgagccaccgtgcttggcctataccctaaaaaattaaaactatcttACTTACTAAATTGATGTAAACATGGGAAGACCTAGAAGGTCACCGAAGTGTTACAACATAAGTAAATACTTTGGAATATTAATATCCATCTGATGATGCCCTGAGCAAACATGTCCCACTTTAAAACAGTACAAAACAGTGCTATTATTCTGagatatgaagttaaaattttGTGCAAATaggtaatatttaaatttttatgtatgtataacaTTCATGCAGAAAGACGTATACAAAGAAATCATGTAAAGTTTAATGAATTATTACAAAGTGAACACACGTGTGTAACCTAGAAATAGAACCAGCTTCACTAATGTCCTGGCAACCACTTTCTCTCTTTTGCTCCCCCAAAGTCACTAAGATCTTAAGAGCTAACAATGTAGATCAACTTTGTATTATTATGCAtgttttattacagaaaatttaaaacatacacaaaataaaagaaacagtacAATAGGCCTGTTACCCAGGCTCAACAGCAACTAATAACATGCCAATTTCATGTTATCTATACTTCAACTCATTTCTCACACAgactttgttatttattattattttttgtggcaTAAAATGTGTGCCCATTGAAGGTAAAATCTTGGCTGAGCACAATGGCTTAAGCCtgtgtaatcccatcactttggaatgacaaggcaggaggatcatttgaggtcaggagtttgagagcagcctgggcagcatagtgagaccacatctttattaattttttttttaattaatcaggtgcggtggtgcacgcctgtagttccagctacttgggatgttgACATAGCAGGATCCCTTGATTCTacgagtttgaggctacagtgagttgtgattgtgccactgcacatcagcttgggtgacagagtgagactctgtctcaaaaaaaaaataaaggttcgACCTTAACTAGCTTTTTACACATAAACACACCCATATAAGCAATCCCTCTTTTAACAATAGAATAccaaattaaaaatcattaatgTGAACCCATTTTTAACTCAgaatttatcttttaataagtttcttttcttttttttttttgaggtaagaTGTGCACTCATTGAAAGGTctaattttggctgggcatggtggctcacattcgTAACCTCATCACTTTGGAagccagagctcaggagtttgagaccagcctaggcaacgtaacAAGGCCTCACtggggcgagagagtgagacctcatctctacaacaattttttaaaagttagttgggcatagtggtgcacacttgtagtcacagctatttgggaggctgacttgggaggatcactggagtctgggaggtcaaggctgcagtgagctgtgattgcaccactgcactccttccagagggacagagtgaggctctgtcaaaaaaaggTTACAATTTTAACTGTACATGTTTGACACATCAAACATCCATATAAACAATccctctcttaaaaataaaagtacccaATTTAACAGTTATTAATATTCATATGAATTACctagaaattttttgtttgttttggtttggattTTTATTGAAAGAGGACACctagaaatgttatttaaaatctagattttgataaaaataagcctgagttttttctttttttgagacggagttttgctctgtctcccagctggagtgcagtggtgtgatctcggctcaccaaaacttctgcctcccgggttcaagcaatccttctgcctcccaactagctgggattacaggcgtgagccaccacattcagctaattttttttttgtatttttagtgcataTGGGGTTTCcttatgttggctaggctagccttgaactcctgacctaaggtgatccacccaccttggcctcgtaaagtgctgggattacaggcataagccaccatgaccggccagGCCTGAGTTTTGCCTGAGAATTTCTCTTTCTAAGAAAATACATCATATGGCAGTTACAAGGTCTCTTTtgtctaaaataaatagaatttaataaataaaaatttaaaaaatttacctgAGATTAAAGGACAAATCAAAACACATGGGTAATATGTTGTCTGTAGGAATATATTTTAACAATgacataaattattaataatcactaaatgttataataatttattaactaaaattaacaaaattcctATTACGATATCTATGAAAACACTTTCTTAGAGTAAAATATTCTCATATCTTGAGAGGGCACTGGTTAAAAACAGCAAAGATGTGGAAGTCGATGTCTTATCAAGTACTTACTATCACGTAAGTAGCAGACCCCTCTTCACAGCTTTTACAGAGTTATCCAAAAAGCAGTCATTTACACAAGAGCAGACAATTTTCCTAGCTTTCTATTGAGTTTATATGTTAATGTTGttacaaaatttataaaattaccggaccaaattttatatattatttcataatatatcaaaatttatttagatgtcaaataaattttatatcataatatataatgttatcaTATTATGATAAGTTCCATTTACATTCAGACAATTTCACTAGGCAATGTCTGTCTACCACTAATTCTTTTTTCGTTCCACTATCTGCACAGGCAGCACAGCTGGGAAAACACAGACTCACCCAACACAGTCTCCTCCCTGTGTCTTTCTCCTCCTCAAGGAATCAGTTCAGTCAATCAAGTCATTTGGGACTGGAGGCTGAGTACTCCTTAACATAGAAGGTCTCATTCCTGCATGCTTTCCTCAGCAGAGGGGGAGACAAGAAGGTCCTTTTAGGGGACACTTGCTTGGACATAGACCAGGCTAGTTGGAGGGCTCTGAGCAGCAGAGACAGACTCCGCCGCAGTAGGAAGGGATGAGGCAGCTATTCTGAACCTGGAGCTCCACCACACCTTGTCCCGTCTCACTGAGGCAGTTTTGAGAGGCTGCCCTGGAATACGTCTTGCTGGTGGATGTTGAGAAACAATCTGGGCTTTGACGGGATTCAGGTGGTGTCCACGGTGTGAAGACAGGAGCTGATGTTCAGAATCTAGGCTGTTTTTCTTGTGATCAGTTGGGTTACCTGTTTGAGGCCAAGTCCATttttactagggaggctgaataAAGTCCACAGAACACAATGGCGCTCCCAGGATGACTGAGGAAGGGTGAGAATGGGGGAAAGTTTTTCCACCGAGACTTTTTGCTACCTCAGGAATCGGGGGCTTAATTAGGTTAGCACTGGCTCAACCTAATCAATTCAATTTTATTGCATTTGATCTAATTATCTTCCCCATTTTTAAGGTAGGAAGGGCCATTtcatttggtatttatttttttctctgcatgtttattTCATCATATATGTGTGAATCTAATACAATCAACCATAATTTGACATGTGTTGtttccaaacatttaagaaattataATATCTATGCATACAATGTTAACACTATGTATAATAAATTCTCTTTCTGtgcaaaatatataacatatgacaaTATAGGCATGTTTAATTGTGCATCTTGAAAGGTGAACAGGATCATAAATCCTTCCAGGTAGGAACTGGGACAGAAATAGGAAGAAGTGGTTCCCCGATTTTCCGGTCCCTGTGCTCCCGATTCTTTGTTTTCTGGACACCATGACAGGATCCTGAAAATGTCTCCCTTTAACTGTGTCTAGGTCCCCAGTAGAACTACAGCAAGAAACTTCTGATTGAGGCTCTAAGAAGCAGCAGGAATGAGAAAACTCTTCAGCCAATAAGAGTAAGCCACGCCCAGCCGAGGGACGTATAAAAGGCAGGTCTCACAGACTAACCCACACTCTGCCTTTGGACGTGAGAGAGAGCGCACCTTTCACTTGAGCTTCAACAtgggaaagggaaatgaagacCCCGATCTCCACTGCTCCTCCATCCAGTGCTCCACTGACCAGCCCCCTTTCCAACAGATCTCCTTTTCAGAAAAGGGCTCAGATGAGAAGAAACCATTCAAAGAAAAAGGCAAGACCGCCTTCTCCCATTCCAGTGAGAAGCACACACAAAGGCAAGGTAAGGCCTTGGGCTGCTCCTACGGAGGCTGGAAGGAGGGTTGGAATCAGGGATACTGAGCTATGTGTCTTTAGCAgggttttattttgagatttggGGATGGGAAATGGCTTAGTGCCCTCAGGGGACTTGAGAAACGTGTTCACTCGTGACACTGGCAGAAGAGCTTCACATGAAAGACTGATTCGCAAAAGTGCATCAGAGATAGACTATGGGACTCTGCCTAGGGAGAGGTGAGTCATCTATACTTTCTTTTGCAGCAGGATCGGAGCCCAATCCAAACAAGGAGAATTCTAAGGAAACCAAGCTCAAGGCCGGGAACAGCACTGCTGGATCAGGTAAGATTTGACTCTTTCAAGGTGAGAAGGGACAGGGAAGCAACACAGGCTCCCCTGGCAAGGAAACTGGGAGCTCCTTGGCAGCCAGGGCCATACAGATCCTGGACACTGGAGAACAGAAGAGAGCTGGGGTTTGGTGGTAACCTCAGCTCCTGTGTGTCCAGGATGGACTAGGAATTTCAGGGTGTTCAGTTGGAGGCACTTTCTCAAACTCTCATTGTGTTCACAGAACCAGAGTCCAGCTCATATCGGGAAaactgcaggaaaagaaaaatcagttccAAGGACAGCTGCCAAGACACAGCAGGTAGAATCttggtgtttgttgttgttggtggtggtttttttgtttttggtttgccCCAAAAGGCAAATAATCCGGAAACTTTTATACGAGGCTTGAGCGGAAAGGGAGTTACTTATTGACAAGTAAATTTTTGAGATCTTAGCACTCTGAGAATATTTGGGGACTCACAAGGGGTTCAGCCTCACTTCATTCCAGTGCTGAGATGGTCAGGAAGGAGTGGGAGAGACAAGTGGGGTTCACCTGGGTGTACAGGGGGTTCTGGAAATCAGGGTCTGTGGGGACTGCTCTGGTGAGTCTCTCACATGCTTTCTTTGCAGGGAACTGTCCAGAAAAGGAGTGCAGCTTGTCGTTGAATAAAAAATCAAGATCCTCCACTGCTGTGCACAACAGTGAAATCCAGGAGACCTGTGATGCCCACCATAGGGGACGTTCCAGAGCTTGCACTGGGCGCAGCAAGCAACATAGGTCTCGGGCCCTGGGAGTCCAAACACCGTCAATTCGAAAAAGCTTGGTGACCTCTGTGCGAGCTATGTCAGAGGCTGTTTATCAAGACCTAACCCAGGTGTGGGCACAGCAGATCCATTCTCCACTGACCTGTGAGCAGCTGACACTGCTCACTTGGCTCCGGGGGCCTCTGTGTGCCCAGGTGCAGACCTTGTATTCCATGGCCACCCAGGCAGCTTATGTCTTCCCTGCTGAGAGCTGGCTTGTCCCAGCCACATTGCCTGGTCCTAGGGATTCAGCCCTGGATAGAGAAGCCCATCCTTTCCCTGGGCAGGAGATAACTGAGACTGTCAGTGGATCAGATGAGGCTAAGCTGTGAGCACCCCGACCCTATTCAGCAGAGATGCAGCTCTGGG
This genomic interval from Gorilla gorilla gorilla isolate KB3781 chromosome 3, NHGRI_mGorGor1-v2.1_pri, whole genome shotgun sequence contains the following:
- the LOC129532824 gene encoding protein FRG2-like-1 isoform X1, which codes for MGKGNEDPDLHCSSIQCSTDQPPFQQISFSEKGSDEKKPFKEKGKTAFSHSSEKHTQRQAGSEPNPNKENSKETKLKAGNSTAGSEPESSSYRENCRKRKISSKDSCQDTAGNCPEKECSLSLNKKSRSSTAVHNSEIQETCDAHHRGRSRACTGRSKQHRSRALGVQTPSIRKSLVTSVRAMSEAVYQDLTQVWAQQIHSPLTCEQLTLLTWLRGPLCAQVQTLYSMATQAAYVFPAESWLVPATLPGPRDSALDREAHPFPGQEITETVSGSDEAKL
- the LOC129532824 gene encoding protein FRG2-like-1 isoform X2, producing MGKGNEDPDLHCSSIQCSTDQPPFQQISFSEKGSDEKKPFKEKGKTAFSHSSEKHTQRQGSEPNPNKENSKETKLKAGNSTAGSEPESSSYRENCRKRKISSKDSCQDTAGNCPEKECSLSLNKKSRSSTAVHNSEIQETCDAHHRGRSRACTGRSKQHRSRALGVQTPSIRKSLVTSVRAMSEAVYQDLTQVWAQQIHSPLTCEQLTLLTWLRGPLCAQVQTLYSMATQAAYVFPAESWLVPATLPGPRDSALDREAHPFPGQEITETVSGSDEAKL